The nucleotide sequence ACAAACATAACAACTAGTCCAACAACCATAAGTAAAACAGTGAATATGCAACGACAAGAATTTGTTCAACTTTTAAATGAGATTATGCAGCCCGATCGCATTAAAGACTTTTGCCCTAATGGTTTGCAGGTGCAGGGCAGTGATACGGTGAATAAAATTATCACCGGAGTCACCGCATCCCAAGCGTTAATAGATGTCGCTATCGAAAAAGGTGCGGATACGATTTTAGTCCACCATGGCTATTTTTGGAAAAATGAATCTTATTGTATCACTGGAATAAAACATAAAAGAATCAAAGCATTACTAGATAACAATATTAATTTAGTGGCCTATCATTTGCCATTAGATATCCATGAGATGTTAGGAAACAACGTACAATTAGCGAAGTTATTAGAAATTGATGTTACCGGGCCATTAGAATTAGGCAACCCAGTGTCGGTGGCGATACAGGGCGAGCTAGAATCAGCAATTTCAGCTGACAGCTTTAACGCACGTATCAGTGCAGCGCTAAACCGTCCTAGCTTACATATTGCAAGTGCGAGCAACAAGCCTATTAAAACAGTTGCTTGGTGTACTGGCGGCGGCCAAGGTTATATTGAACTTGCTGCAGAGCAGGGTATTGATGCATTTATCAGTGGCGAAGTATCTGAGCAAACTACACATATTGCCCGGGAAATGGATATTCATTTCTTCGCCGCAGGTCATCATGCAACGGAGCGTTATGGCGCAAAAGCGTTAGGTCAATACCTTAGTGATAATCACGGTTTTGATGTTG is from Thalassotalea crassostreae and encodes:
- a CDS encoding Nif3-like dinuclear metal center hexameric protein codes for the protein MQRQEFVQLLNEIMQPDRIKDFCPNGLQVQGSDTVNKIITGVTASQALIDVAIEKGADTILVHHGYFWKNESYCITGIKHKRIKALLDNNINLVAYHLPLDIHEMLGNNVQLAKLLEIDVTGPLELGNPVSVAIQGELESAISADSFNARISAALNRPSLHIASASNKPIKTVAWCTGGGQGYIELAAEQGIDAFISGEVSEQTTHIAREMDIHFFAAGHHATERYGAKALGQYLSDNHGFDVEFVDIDNPV